In Macrobrachium rosenbergii isolate ZJJX-2024 chromosome 19, ASM4041242v1, whole genome shotgun sequence, the following are encoded in one genomic region:
- the LOC136848452 gene encoding keratin, type II cytoskeletal 3-like, whose protein sequence is MNFLRPVFVVAIVMAVVCSALAMPGGLGYGLGGLGGGLGYGLGGGFGGVTVVRPVVKKVVTVGKGFGGLGGFGGLGGLGGYGGGYGW, encoded by the exons ATGAACTTCCTTCGCCCAGTC TTTGTGGTGGCCATTGTTATGGCCGTGGTCTGCTCTGCCTTGGCCATGCCTGGTGGATTAGGCTATGGATTAGGGGGATTGGGTGGAGGATTAGGCTACGGATTGGGTGGTGGATTTGGCGGAGTCACTGTTGTCCG ACCTGTGGTAAAGAAAGTCGTTACCGTCGGCAAAGGATTTGGAGGacttggaggatttggaggactTGGAGGACTTGGCGGATATGGAGGTGGCTATGGGTGGTAA